The proteins below come from a single Oerskovia jenensis genomic window:
- a CDS encoding sulfite oxidase, with protein MTIPDEVIRARAALQMINPAPYNAEAPPAALTEEITPTELHYVRSNFPLPEHDGTLEIGGAVEHPLTLTLEDLRAFPAHERAVTLECAGNGRLEMRPLPTGEPWGDYAVSTARWKGALLHEVLAQARPHVDGVDVRFEGADHGAYHLAAVLAETDTEDMHFVRSLPLDHVADPASEILIAYEMNGKPLGQDHGAPFRIVVPHWYAVASVKWLQRIDVLTEPYVGEFQTGHYIYEWADRAPEPVDLMRVRARVTAPAAGSTVPAGTVEVRGKAWSGTGPVARVDVSLTGAGEWREAHLAPPTGPYHWQEWSFDWEDAAVGRHTLRVRATDAAGNVQPDVPPWNRLGYGNNAIEVVYVDVV; from the coding sequence ATGACGATTCCGGACGAGGTCATCCGTGCGCGCGCCGCGCTGCAGATGATCAACCCAGCCCCGTACAACGCGGAGGCGCCGCCCGCAGCGCTCACCGAGGAGATCACCCCGACCGAGCTCCACTACGTGCGCAGCAACTTCCCGCTGCCCGAGCACGACGGCACGCTCGAGATCGGCGGCGCGGTGGAGCACCCGCTGACCCTCACGCTCGAGGACCTCCGTGCCTTCCCTGCGCACGAACGCGCGGTCACGCTCGAGTGCGCCGGCAACGGACGCCTCGAGATGCGTCCGCTGCCCACCGGTGAGCCATGGGGCGACTACGCCGTCTCGACCGCCCGCTGGAAGGGCGCTCTGCTGCACGAGGTGCTGGCACAGGCGCGGCCGCACGTCGACGGCGTCGACGTGCGGTTCGAGGGCGCCGATCACGGCGCGTACCACCTGGCCGCGGTGCTCGCCGAGACGGACACCGAGGACATGCACTTCGTCCGCTCCCTGCCGCTGGACCACGTCGCCGATCCGGCTTCCGAGATCCTCATCGCGTACGAGATGAACGGCAAGCCCCTCGGCCAGGACCACGGTGCGCCGTTCCGGATCGTCGTGCCGCACTGGTACGCCGTGGCGTCGGTCAAGTGGCTCCAGCGCATCGACGTCTTGACCGAGCCGTACGTCGGCGAGTTCCAGACGGGGCACTACATCTACGAGTGGGCCGATCGGGCCCCGGAGCCCGTCGACCTCATGCGCGTCAGGGCGCGCGTCACCGCTCCCGCTGCTGGCTCGACCGTGCCCGCGGGCACCGTCGAGGTGCGCGGGAAGGCCTGGTCGGGGACCGGCCCCGTCGCACGTGTCGACGTGAGCCTCACGGGTGCCGGCGAGTGGCGCGAGGCCCACCTCGCTCCGCCGACGGGCCCGTACCACTGGCAGGAGTGGTCGTTCGACTGGGAGGACGCCGCAGTCGGGCGCCACACGCTCCGCGTGAGGGCGACCGATGCAGCGGGGAACGTGCAACCGGACGTGCCACCGTGGAACCGGCTCGGCTACGGCAACAACGCCATCGAGGTCGTCTACGTCGACGTGGTCTGA
- a CDS encoding enoyl-CoA hydratase/isomerase family protein, with the protein MSTTPEGTDRWKALDFAPPDADAPEPESSVLVEYQHDDQIAVVTLNRPHADNAITTEMGARLTEIVETIAVRTAVRVVVLTGAGRRAFSVGSDLRQRRSMTKEDWLRQRQAFDRTLYTVRQLRKPLFAAVNGIAYGGGCELAQSCDFIIASENATFGQPEAMLGLSAGGGSPVFLPRLLGPGRALQMLMTGDPISAAEAHRLGMVNEVHDQDDLAAAAARIAEKIAGNSPTAVQAVKRAVQLGEGQPVEQAVAIMMEAHWRSAVHPDRIEGIGAFNEGRDPVFRDADY; encoded by the coding sequence ATGAGCACGACCCCCGAGGGCACCGACCGCTGGAAGGCGCTCGATTTCGCCCCGCCGGACGCAGACGCCCCCGAACCCGAGTCCTCCGTCCTCGTCGAGTACCAGCACGACGACCAGATCGCCGTGGTCACGCTCAACCGGCCGCACGCCGACAACGCGATCACGACCGAGATGGGTGCTCGACTGACCGAGATCGTCGAGACGATCGCCGTGCGCACCGCCGTACGCGTCGTCGTGCTCACGGGTGCCGGTAGGCGCGCGTTCTCCGTCGGCAGCGACCTCCGACAGCGCAGGAGCATGACGAAGGAGGACTGGCTTCGCCAGCGCCAGGCCTTCGATCGAACGCTGTACACCGTGCGGCAGCTGCGCAAGCCGCTCTTCGCCGCCGTGAACGGCATCGCCTATGGCGGCGGGTGCGAGCTCGCCCAGAGCTGCGACTTCATCATCGCCTCCGAGAACGCCACGTTCGGGCAGCCGGAGGCGATGCTCGGCCTCTCGGCCGGTGGCGGTTCCCCGGTGTTCCTGCCACGCCTGCTCGGACCGGGCAGAGCATTGCAGATGCTCATGACCGGCGACCCGATCTCCGCGGCCGAAGCCCACCGGCTCGGCATGGTCAACGAGGTCCACGACCAGGACGACCTGGCGGCCGCGGCCGCTCGGATCGCGGAGAAGATCGCCGGCAACTCCCCGACGGCGGTCCAGGCCGTCAAGCGGGCCGTACAGCTCGGTGAGGGGCAGCCCGTGGAGCAGGCCGTCGCCATCATGATGGAGGCGCACTGGCGCTCGGCCGTGCACCCCGACCGCATCGAGGGCATCGGAGCCTTCAACGAGGGCCGGGACCCGGTCTTCCGCGACGCCGACTACTGA